Proteins from a genomic interval of Eschrichtius robustus isolate mEscRob2 chromosome 9, mEscRob2.pri, whole genome shotgun sequence:
- the RNF146 gene encoding E3 ubiquitin-protein ligase RNF146, with product MMAGCGEIDHSINMLPTNRKANESCSNTAPSLTVPECAICLQTCVHPVSLPCKHVFCYLCVKGASWLGKRCALCRQEIPEDFLDKPTLLSPEELKAASRGNGEYAWYYEGRNGWWQYDERTSRELEDAFSKGKKSTEMLIAGFLYVADLENMVQYRRNEHGRRRKIKRDIIDIPKKGVAGLRLDCDANTVNLARESSADGADSVPAQSGASVQPLVSSTVRPLTSVDGQLTSPATPSPDAGTSLEDSFAHLQLGGDSIAERSHRGEGEEDHESPSSGRVPAPDTSIEETESDASSDSEDGSALVAQHSLTQQRLSVPNPNQTVSDRSDLSGTDPSVAGGATVGVSVRSRRPDGQCTVTEV from the exons AT gatgGCTGGCTGTGGTGAAATTGATCACTCAATAAACATGCTTCCTACGAACAGGAAAGCAAATGAGTCCTGTTCTAATACTGCACCTTCTCTGACTGTCCCTGAATGTGCCATTTGTCTGCAAACATGTGTTCACCCAGTCAGTCTGCCTTGCAAGCATGTTTTCTGCTATCTGTGTGTGAAGGGAGCGTCATGGCTTGGAAAGCGATGTGCCCTCTGTCGACAAGAAATTCCCGAGGATTTCCTTGATAAGCCAACCTTATTGTCACCAGAAGAACTCAAGGCAGCAAGTAGAGGAAATGGTGAATATGCATGGTATTATGAAGGAAGAAATGGGTGGTGGCAGTATGATGAGCGTACTAGTAGAGAGCTGGAAGATGCTTTTTCCAAAGGTAAAAAGAGCACCGAAATGTTAATTGCCGGGTTTCTGTATGTTGCCGATCTTGAAAATATGGTTCAATATAGGAGAAATGAACATGGACGTCGCAGGAAGATTAAGCGGGATATAATAGATATACCAAAGAAGGGAGTAGCCGGACTTAGGCTGGACTGTGATGCTAATACCGTAAACCTAGCAAGAGAGAGCTCTGCTGATGGAGCGGACAGTGTACCAGCACAGAGTGGAGCTTCTGTTCAGCCTCTGGTGTCGTCTACTGTAAGGCCCCTGACGTCAGTAGATGGGCAGTTAACAAGCCCTGCAACACCATCCCCTGATGCAGGCACTTCTCTGGAAGACTCTTTTGCACATTTACAACTCGGTGGAGACAGCATAGCTGAAAGGAGTCATaggggggaaggagaagaagatcATGAGTCACCATCTTCAGGCAGGGTACCAGCACCAGACACTTCCATTGAAGAAACCGAATCAGATGCCAGTAGTGATAGTGAGGATGGATCTGCGCTTGTTGCGCAACACTCCTTGACCCAACAGAGACTTTCGGTTCCTAATCCCAACCAGACAGTATCTGATCGATCTGATCTATCAGGAACTGATCCATCCGTGGCAGGGGGTGCAACAGTGGGTGTCAGTGTCAGATCCAGAAGGCCTGATGGACAGTGCACAGTAACTGAAGTTTAA